The genome window GACCGCCACGCTCTATTCCTCGGGAGATGTCTCTGTCCGCCAGATCGCCCGTAAGATCATCTACTTCCCGCCGTTCCAGGCTCTTATCCTGGCATTCCTCCTGAAGCCGGTCCCGTTCCATCCTGTTGCCGTTGCCGTGCTTCAGAAAGTGGGCGACACCCTGACGCCGTTGGCTCTGGCCTCCGTGGGGTTCCAGCTGCAGCTCTCCCATATGCGGGGAGAGTTGAAACCCCTCTCTCTGGGGCTCCTCTACAAACTGGCCCTGGGGCCGGCCCTGATCACTCTCCTCTTTGTGGGGATTCTGGGGGGAAGCGGCCCGGTCATGCAGGTGACGCTCTTCGAGGCGGCCATGGCCCCCATGATCTCCGCCGGGATCATCGCCGTGGACCACCGGTTGAACCCGCCCCTGGTGGCCCTCATGGTGGGGATCGGCATTCCCCTTTCCTTCGTCACGCTCCCGGTCTGGTGGTGGCTGCTGCGCGGCGTGTAGTGGCGCGACATATTCCGTCATATTCCTTCGGTAGTGTGTAACCATGCCGGAATTCACCCTTGCTGAAAAACTCGAAATCCTTGCCGACGGTGCCAAGTACGATGTTTCCTGCGCCTCCAGCGGCAGCTCCCGCAAGGGCAAGGGCGGGATCGGAAACGCCGCCCAGTGCGGCATCTGCCACTCCTGGACCGCCGACGGCCGCTGCGTATCCCTCCTGAAGATCCTTCTCACCAACGTCTGCATCTATGACTGCGCCTACTGCGTGAACCGCCGCTCCAACGACATCCGGCGGGTGATGCTCACCCCCGCCGAGGTGGCGGAGCTCACCATCGGCTTTTACCGCCGCAATGCCATCGAAGGGCTCTTCCTCTCCACCGGGGTCGTCAGGAATCCCGACTACACCATGGAGCTTCTCATCGAAGCGACCCGGCAGCTGCGCGAGGAGTACCGCTTCAACGGCTACATCCACGTGAAGGTGGTGCCTGGCGCGGACCTCGCCCTGGTTGAGCGGCTCGGTCGCCATGCCGACCGGGTCAGTATCAACATGGAACTCCCGTCGCGGGAGAGCCTCGCACTCCTGGCTCCCGACAAAAGCAGGGAGTCGATCGTGGGGCCCATGAAGCGGGTGGGGGAGCTGATCGTCCAGACCAGGGAGGAGCGCAAGGTTTCCCGGAAGATGCCCCCCTTTGCCCCGGCCGGGCAGAGCACCCAGCTCATCGTCGGCGCATCGGGGGAGACTGACCTGCAGATCATTTCGCTGGCGGCGGGGCTCTACGGAAGGCTTTCCCTGAAGCGGGTCTACTACTCCGCCTTCATCTCCGTGAACCGGGACGAACGCCTTCCCGTCGTGGTGGGCACCCCACCGCTCGCGCGGGAACACCGCCTCTACCAGGCCGACTGGCTCATGCGCTACTATGGCTTCGCCGCCGGCGAGCTCCTGGACGAAGAGCGCCCCAACCTGGACCTCTCGCTGGACCCCAAGGCCGGGTGGGCGCTCCGGAATCTCCACCTGTTCCCCGTCGAGGTGAATCGGGCCGACTACGAGGCGCTCCTCCGGGTGCCGGGAATCGGGGTCCGCTCGGCCCAGCGGATCGTCCTTGCGCGGCGGGGCAGCCATCTGTCCCTGGACGACCTGCCCCTGCTCGGGGTGGTGATGAAGCGCGCCCGCTACTTCATTACCGCCCGGGGGCGGTTCGCCGCCGATCTGACTCCCGATGCGGTAGGCCTCCGGCTGCGACTCACCGAAAAACCGCCCCGTCGGGAGCGCTGGAGCCAGCCGTCCCTGTTCGACGGTGGGGCCGGCATGGACATCCGGTCCACCATCACAGGTGAGTTGTGATCCTTCGTTACGACGGCACCTTTGCGGGTTTCCTCACGGTCGTTGCCCTGGCCCGGGAACGGGGAGTGGAGCCCGAGGCGATCACTGACCGACAACCGGAGCAGCAGGCGCTCTTTGCCGCGGTTGAGGAGGTGGCAACCGACCGGCAGCGTGCCGCAGCGTTTTACGGACTTTTGCGCCGAACCCTCACCGCCGGTGCGCTGCACACGCTCCGCCTTGCCTTTCATGCCGCGGAACCGGGCCGGGAGCTGCTCCTCCTCCACTTCCTGCAGTTGGGGTGTGTGGTGGGACAACAGCTCGACGGGATGCTCGCCCACGAGCGGGTCGTGCCCGTGTGGAAACTTGCGCGGGCCGTGGGGCGCGAGGCGCACCGCTACAAGGGGCTTGTCCGTTTCCAGCACCTGGACGGCGATATCTGGTATGCCGCCATTGAGCCGGAACACCGCATCCTTCCCCTGGTGGCTCCCCATTTTGCCGACCGTTTCGCCGACCAGCGCTGGATCATTCACGATCCCCGCCGGGGCGAGGCCATCATCTTCGACCCGGCCCGCCGCACATGGACCGACACTGAACTGGAGGTGACCGGCCCGCTCCCGCTGTCCGACGGGGAGCGCCTGTTTCGCGAACTCTGGCAGCGCTATTTCGACCGGCTCGCCATCGAGGAGCGACGTAACCCTGAATTGCAGCGGCAGCATCTCCCTCTCAAGCACCGTCGTCACCTGCCGGAGTTCGACCAATGACGGCGTTGCCGGTCATTGGTGGTTTTTTTCGATAATCCTGATATGCTGATACAACTGCACGATGAACATCAATACAAGGGAGAGCACGCAGTGAAGACAACGCGGGAGGAACTGGCGGTACAGGTTGACGTGGCCCAGTGGAGCTGGTTGC of Geobacter anodireducens contains these proteins:
- a CDS encoding transporter, which produces MTNIVLLVVCFLAGMILRRTGRFPDSTPAALNGFIIHVSLPAVALLHIHDLRLDLSLLYSAAMAWFLFGAGALIFRVAGRLAALPRETTGALMLVGGLGNTSFVGLPMIEAYYGKEFLGIGLIADQLGSFLVLSTLGILTATLYSSGDVSVRQIARKIIYFPPFQALILAFLLKPVPFHPVAVAVLQKVGDTLTPLALASVGFQLQLSHMRGELKPLSLGLLYKLALGPALITLLFVGILGGSGPVMQVTLFEAAMAPMISAGIIAVDHRLNPPLVALMVGIGIPLSFVTLPVWWWLLRGV
- a CDS encoding biotin synthase, which gives rise to MPEFTLAEKLEILADGAKYDVSCASSGSSRKGKGGIGNAAQCGICHSWTADGRCVSLLKILLTNVCIYDCAYCVNRRSNDIRRVMLTPAEVAELTIGFYRRNAIEGLFLSTGVVRNPDYTMELLIEATRQLREEYRFNGYIHVKVVPGADLALVERLGRHADRVSINMELPSRESLALLAPDKSRESIVGPMKRVGELIVQTREERKVSRKMPPFAPAGQSTQLIVGASGETDLQIISLAAGLYGRLSLKRVYYSAFISVNRDERLPVVVGTPPLAREHRLYQADWLMRYYGFAAGELLDEERPNLDLSLDPKAGWALRNLHLFPVEVNRADYEALLRVPGIGVRSAQRIVLARRGSHLSLDDLPLLGVVMKRARYFITARGRFAADLTPDAVGLRLRLTEKPPRRERWSQPSLFDGGAGMDIRSTITGEL